From a single Candoia aspera isolate rCanAsp1 chromosome 10, rCanAsp1.hap2, whole genome shotgun sequence genomic region:
- the RLF gene encoding zinc finger protein Rlf has product MADAEADAALPPEMQRLAAGLRSRLWQLQAELREQGAAAAASSSAYCRGFCQTLLQYAGNQGASEQVLPFLEVYRVAIQSFASARPYLTTECEEVLLVLGRLVLSCFEQLLSVPESEELSEPFLRLCQSIQDSYNALLEFGDNSLEILADISKEGVWKNPVLLKIISQQPVEAEEVNQLIKREGLTFLQMRIKHLMKTNRLPQAASLSKLCKESTEIPDVSPFLQAYITCLCSMLPNEESIKEISKVDCKEVLDMICNLEAEGQDSTAFILCTTYFTQQLQTASVYCSWELTLFWSKLQRRIDPSLDSFLERCRQFGIIARTLQHLFFLIRVIQAEAEEAGLAVSVLLCVRALQLRSNGNDDMKSSVCKTIACLLPEDLEVRRACQLTEYLLEPSEEGYSLLEELYLQPDQKFDEENAPVPNSLRCELLLALKAYWPFDPEFWDWKTLKRHCLKLLGKEVSESEDDLSCNEMSFNETELLDSLPSDCEESREENNFESHDFNQPKERVRVKKPIGSSERYQRWLQYKFFCVICKRECIEARILHHSKMHMEDGIFTCPVCTKKFKRKDVFVTHVMEHVKMPPSRKYRAEKKMLLKKERLAKNNLSRTASAALEENRPLKIISCEKPRSDTQDYVTFSKLESCHLQDRDLYPCPGTDCSRVFKQFKYLSVHLKAEHHNNDENAMHYLDMKNRREKCSYCRRHFMSAFHLQEHEQVHSGPRPYMCVSVGCYARFGSVNELLHHKQQHDDLRYKCELNGCNIVFSDLGQLYHHEAQHFRDASYTCNFHGCKKFYYSKTELTNHLLVHISNGEMKEVPVKQEGNVSQDSLACLSDFAVFEHRESSNRHGDLSLPSGSTKGEGILEVKQEPLSDGEVGDKNNGSLESNTASLASEKQVTSVADTVDRGQAVSGAALPHEKAFLPSNLKERYSNVAVCFGGKILTCGFEGCGSTYKNSKGMQKHLRRAHPYHFKPRRKAKGVGQVSESQHAATIEEISSELRHTDSPDIADFIAVSKSKNYLKEELCPSSPESSYFVHSKMSNAEDNMLELLLGLKHLSLKNSSGHNSSRLLQSYSSKCPDSEDESTSDHFPEEHRGKLPTQYLTQLAAKPFFCERQGCTCEFVTREALLTHYVRKHNYSKEMVLQLNMFQHRYSPFKCHICQRSFTRKTHLRVHYRNKHKLGSVTATQKLFANESFEDMNECSEDMLNSTVDSMAAFYASTDTELDDKVKLGAEQHRHSKKEDSSSETDLESGEDAESCVPGKQAKLSPLDSHRKELEANEGRGSKRTVTKGNLCYILHKYHKPFHCIHKNCNSAFTNQKGLIRHYRTVHQYNKEQLCLEKDKARTKRELAKCKKLFVCKHKACSKRFLCSKSLAKHCSDSHVLDHEDDSKVLSETVRFPCHHPHCPAAFYSFPKLKHHLTEEHEKEEDLNKGIEIHCDLNGCNRVFTTYSSYSQHVYFRHSDYDGVLRGAKERGNHLKDEEEQRCLKDRCLRQDGSEKKRQNSEKVEKSSSRNKGKQLYSFRTKAEALQMCRDNCNQTQYPCMVQGCPSVVKLESSIVRHYKRTHQMAGAYIEQQYDELVLCVECGTAVNDLCMEASPGSDPEANSDFKQDVTGHPACDHKKERHLPNSNCDGSEKGSKHDRYSEGDESQEAGVLVYSGTLKHIHNPKTRCSEDCNLVGSSQQSKGEAGDMLGSQGQENASYHARSDVPLPREKDASDWQSSSQQTIKKLPFPTPKEKVQRPSTAKPFDLKSFKPMGFESSFLKFIQESQEREEDDDDLLENEWEPAEPYGMGGVIEKAKDSRRDVLQGRGMYENVPPAAMSKKNSGAKAHGQLRGMQPLLSTDSSSLPSLENLRAILDKALTDCGDHALKQLHYLRPVVVLERSKFSPSLIDFFPTKKTDHLCVGSS; this is encoded by the exons accCTGCTACAATATGCTGGCAATCAGGGTGCTTCGGAGCAAGTTTTGCCTTTTTTGGAAGTGTATCGAGTCGCCATTCAGAGCTTTGCCAGTGCCCGACCTTACTTGACTACAGAATGTGAAGAAGTTCTTCTGGTACTTGGCAGGCTAGTATT GAGCTGTTTTGAACAACTGCTGTCTGTGCCTGAAAGTGAAGAGCTGTCTGAACCATTTTTAAGATTGTGTCAGTCCATACAG GACTCCTATAATGCTTTACTTGAGTTTGGAGATAATAGCCTTGAAATCCTAGCTGATATCTCGAAGGAAGGTGTATGGAAGAATCCAGTTCTTTTAAAGATTATTTCACAGCAGCCAGTAGAAGCAGAAGAAG TGAATCAACTGATTAAACGTGAAGGGCTGACATTTCTGCAAATGAGAATAAAACATTTGATGAAGACAAACCGTCTTCCTCAAGCCGCTTCCTTGTCCAAATTGTGTAAAGAGTCTACAGAAATTCCAGATGTCTCTCCTTTTCTTCAGGCCTACATAACATGCTTGTGCTCCATGCTTCCAAATGAAGAGTCCATCAAAGAG atttcaaaagtggaCTGCAAAGAGGTCCTAGATATGATATGCAATTTGGAAGCTGAGGGCCAAGACAGCACTGCTTTTATTCTTTGTACGACGTATTTCACTCAGCAGCTTCAAACAGCAAGTGTATACTGTTCTTG GGAACTAACTCTGTTTTGGAGCAAATTACAAAGAAGAATCGACCCATCTTTAGATTCCTTTCTGGAGCGATGTCGGCAATTTGGTATCATCGCTAGAACATTGCAACACTTGTTCTTCCTCATAAGAGTCATACAAGCTGAA gCAGAAGAAGCTGGCCTTGCTGTATCTGTCTTGCTCTGTGTGAGAGCTCTGCAGCTCAGGTCCAACGGAAACGATGACATGAAGAGTTCTGTTTGCAAAACAATTGCGTGCCTTCTGCCAGAAGACCTTGAGGTCAGAAGggcatgccagctcacagaatACTTACTGGAGCCAAGTGAAGAGGGGTACAGTCTACTAGAAGAACTATATCTGCAGCCAGATCAGAAATTTGATGAAGAAAATGCACCAGTTCCAAACTCACTCCGTTGTGAGCTTCTGTTAGCTTTGAAGGCTTACTGGCCCTTTGACCCAGAATTTTGGGACTGGAAAACTTTAAAGCGGCATTGTCTCAAATTGCTGGGGAAAGAAGTTTCCGAGTCAGAGGATGACCTTAGTTGTAATGAGATGTCATTCAACGAAACTGAGCTGCTAGATAGTCTCCCAAGTGACTGTGAAGAAAGCCGGGAAGAGAATAATTTTGAAAGTCATGATTTCAATCAGCCCAAAGAGAGAGTGAGAGTGAAAAAGCCAATTGGCTCCTCAGAGAGATACCAGAGATGGCTCCAGTACAAGTTCTTCTGTGTCATTTGCAAACGGGAGTGTATTGAGGCTCGCATACTTCACCATTCGAAGATGCATATGGAGGATGGCATTTTTACATGCCCAGTGTGTACCAAAAAGTTTAAGAGGAAGGATGTCTTTGTGACCCACGTCATGGAGCACGTGAAAATGCCACCCAGCCGAAAATACCGTGCAGAGAAGAAGATGCTGTTGAAGAAAGAGAGACTGGCCAAGAACAACCTGTCCAGAACGGCTTCGGCAGCCCTTGAAGAAAATCGCCCCCTGAAAATAATCTCCTGTGAAAAGCCCCGAAGTGACACGCAGGACTATGTAACATTTAGCAAGCTGGAAAGCTGCCATCTGCAAGACAGAGACCTGTACCCCTGCCCTGGCACAGATTGCTCCAGGGTATTCAAGCAGTTTAAGTACTTAAGTGTCCACCTGAAAGCCGAACACCATAACAATGATGAAAATGCGATGCACTACTTGGACATGAAAAACAGGCGTGAGAAGTGCTCCTACTGCAGGCGGCATTTCATGTCTGCCTTTCACTTGCAGGAGCACGAGCAAGTCCATAGCGGCCCTCGGCCTTACATGTGTGTCTCTGTGGGTTGCTACGCTCGATTTGGTTCGGTGAACGAGCTGCTGCATCACAAGCAGCAGCACGATGACCTGCGTTACAAGTGTGAGCTGAACGGCTGCAACATTGTTTTCAGTGACTTGGGGCAGCTCTACCATCACGAAGCCCAGCATTTTCGGGACGCTTCCTATACGTGTAATTTCCATGGCTGTAAGAAGTTCTACTATTCAAAAACTGAGTTGACCAATCATCTCTTGGTGCATATTTCAAATGGTGAAATGAAGGAGGTGCCGGTAAAGCAAGAAGGTAATGTTTCTCAGGACAGTCTTGCCTGCCTTTCAGATTTTGCTGTGTTTGAACACAGAGAGTCTTCTAATCGGCATGGAGATCTTAGTTTGCCTTCTGGATCTACCAAGGGGGAGGGAATACTGGAAGTGAAACAGGAGCCTCTTTCTGATGGAGAAGTGGGTGACAAAAATAATGGCAGTTTGGAAAGTAATACTGCATCCCTGGCCAGTGAAAAACAGGTGACCTCAGTAGCTGACACTGTGGATCGAGGCCAGGCCGTTTCAGGGGCTGCGCTACCTCACGAGAAAGCCTTCCTCCCTTCCAATTTAAAAGAGCGCTACTCAAACGTGGCCGTCTGTTTCGGTGGGAAAATACTTACCTGTGGTTTTGAAGGCTGTGGGTCAACATACAAAAATTCAAAGGGCATGCAAAAACATCTACGAAGGGCCCACCCGTACCATTTCAAACCGAGAAGGAAAGCTAAAGGCGTCGGTCAGGTTAGTGAAAGTCAGCACGCGGCCACCATAGAAGAGATTAGCTCAGAGCTCCGACATACAGATTCTCCGGACATTGCAGATTTTATTGCTGTCTCTAAAAGCAAAAACTATTTAAAGGAAGAGCTGTGCCCTTCTTCCCCAGAAAGCTCGTACTTTGTACATTCAAAAATGTCAAATGCTGAAGACAACATGTTGGAACTTCTCTTGGGCTTGAAGCACTTAAGTTTAAAGAATTCTAGTGGTCATAATTCTTCCAGATTATTGCAGTCCTATTCATCCAAGTGCCCTGACTCTGAAGACGAATCTACCTCTGACCATTTTCCTGAAGAACACAGAGGCAAGCTCCCAACCCAATATCTTACCCAGTTGGCTGCCAAGCCGTTTTTCTGTGAGCGTCAAGGCTGCACGTGTGAATTTGTGACCAGAGAGGCGTTGTTGACGCATTACGTTAGAAAACATAATTATTCAAAAGAGATGGTGCTTCAGCTGAACATGTTCCAACATCGGTATTCCCCTTTTAAATGTCATATTTGCCAAAGATCCTTTACAAGAAAAACACATCTTAGGGTCCATTATAGAAACAAGCATAAGCTTGGCAGTGTGACAGCCACCCAGAAACTGTTTGCAAATGAAAGCTTTGAGGATATGAACGAATGCTCTGAGGACATGCTGAACAGCACAGTGGATTCGATGGCTGCTTTCTATGCCAGCACAGACACAGAACTTGACGACAAAGTGAAACTCGGTGCGGAGCAGCATCGTCATTCCAAGAAGGAAGACTCCAGTTCTGAAACCGATCTGGAATCAGGTGAAGACGCAGAAAGCTGCGTCCCTGGAAAGCAAGCTAAGTTATCGCCTCTGGACAGCCATAGAAAAGAATTAGAAGCAAACGAAGGGAGGGGAAGTAAAAGAACAGTTACCAAAGGAAATTTATGTTACATTTTGCATAAGTACCACAAGCCATTCCACTGCATCCACAAGAACTGCAATTCCGCATTTACTAACCAGAAAGGGTTGATTCGCCACTACAGAACTGTGCACCAGTATAACAAAGAGCAGCTCTGCCTTGAAAAAGACAAAGCAAGAACCAAGAGGGAACTTGCCAAATGTAAAAAACTGTTTGTCTGTAAACACAAGGCCTGCAGCAAGCGTTTCCTGTGCTCTAAATCGCTCGCTAAGCATTGCAGCGATTCCCATGTGCTCGATCATGAAGATGATTCAAAAGTGCTTTCTGAAACAGTGAGATTTCCTTGTCATCACCCGCACTGTCCGGCTGCATTTTattctttccccaagttaaagCACCACCTGACGGAGGAGCACGAAAAGGAGGAGGACCTGAACAAAGGGATTGAAATCCATTGTGATCTGAATGGTTGTAACAGAGTTTTCACAACGTACAGCAGCTATTCCCAACACGTGTATTTTCGACACAGTGATTATGACGGTGTCTTGAGAGGAGCCAAAGAAAGGGGGAACCATCTTAAAGATGAAGAGGAGCAAAGGTGCTTAAAAGATCGGTGTCTCAGGCAAGATGGAAGTGAGAAGAAGAggcagaacagtgaaaaagttgaaaAGAGCAGCAGCAGAAATAAAGGGAAGCAATTATATTCCTTCAGAACCAAGGCGGAAGCCCTACAGATGTGCAGAGACAATTGCAACCAGACCCAGTATCCCTGCATGGTTCAGGGATGTCCCTCTGTCGTAAAACTGGAAAGCAGCATTGTGAGACACTATAAGCGCACCCATCAGATGGCTGGTGCTTATATTGAGCAGCAGTATGATGAGCTTGTTCTGTGTGTCGAATGTGGCACTGCAGTGAATGACCTCTGCATGGAAGCAAGCCCTGGTTCGGACCCAGAGGCTAACTCTGACTTTAAACAGGATGTTACGGGGCACCCTGCATGTGATCACAAAAAGGAGAGGCATCTTCCTAACTCCAATTGTGATGGCAGTGAGAAAGGCAGCAAACACGATCGGTATTCTGAAGGGGACGAATCCCAGGAAGCTGGTGTCCTTGTGTATTCAGGCACTTTAAAACATATCCATAATCCCAAAACCAGATGTTCAGAAGATTGTAATCTAGTGGGGTCATCTCAGCAGTCTAAGGGAGAGGCAGGGGATATGCTGGGAAGTCAGGGACAAGAGAATGCCTCTTACCATGCGAGATCAGATGTGCCGTTACCTAGGGAGAAAGATGCTAGTGACTGGCAGTCCTCCTCGCagcagacaataaaaaagcttcCCTTCCCTACTCCAAAAGAGAAAGTTCAAAGGCCATCAACGGCCAAGCCCTTTGATCTAAAGTCTTTCAAGCCAATGGGGTTTGAATCTTCATTTTTGAAGTTCATTCAGGAAAGCCAGGAGCGAGAAGAAGACGACGATGACCTCCTTGAGAATGAGTGGGAGCCAGCTGAACCTTATGGAATGGGTGGTGTGATAGAGAAGGCTAAAGACTCCAGACGGGATGTGCTGCAGGGCCGGGGCATGTATGAAAATGTCCCCCCTGCAGCCATGTCCAAGAAGAACAGTGGCGCCAAAGCTCATGGGCAGCTGAGAGGAATGCAGCCCCTCTTATCCACGgactcttcttccctcccttctctgGAGAACCTGAGGGCCATTTTGGACAAGGCATTAACAGACTGTGGGGACCACGCCTTAAAACAACTTCATTATTTGCGACCAGTCGTCGTTCTCGAAAGATCTAaattttccccctccctcatagacttttttccaacaaaaaaAACAGATCACCTTTGTGTGGGAAGTTCATAA